A single Trueperaceae bacterium DNA region contains:
- a CDS encoding pitrilysin family protein yields the protein MARRLYGDERGRNAARAGGEESVAGEGGLVGPAKAAARVEEGVAAAPKPLAGEVAPRLRFDKAVLGNGLAVIGEHNDGAASVAAGFFVHTGSRDEVKDLSGVSHFLEHMVFKGNERYTAEDINRTFDELGAQYNAFTSEERTVYYGAVLPERLPQLIDLLAELMRPSLRQEDFDVEKKVILEEIAMYEDRPHFHVFDLAAPRFWAGHPLGNSVLGSRESVGALSRDQMLGYFQGRYSPKNLVLAVAGRYDWDAVLDQAERIAGSWTPFEAPRERPVATPATGREGTVDPKLNRVHVAYYAPGVAMTDSRRYAAAVLGYVLGDATGSRLYWELVDKGLADSASLGHEASEDTGAFVGYLSTAPERAEEVIERYEGVLRRAQDEPPTPDEWRRAQRKLASGLTLRAETPLGRLTSLGATYQSLGVYQSVAEVVDRVMNAQLETGIELLEGRPFDASFVYTLGPGRRG from the coding sequence ATGGCGCGGCGCCTCTACGGGGACGAGCGCGGCCGGAACGCGGCCCGCGCCGGCGGCGAGGAGAGCGTCGCGGGCGAGGGAGGCCTCGTGGGCCCGGCCAAGGCGGCGGCGCGCGTCGAGGAGGGCGTCGCCGCTGCCCCCAAGCCCCTGGCCGGCGAGGTCGCGCCTCGCCTCCGCTTCGACAAGGCGGTGCTGGGCAACGGCCTCGCCGTCATCGGGGAGCACAACGACGGCGCCGCCAGCGTGGCGGCGGGGTTCTTCGTGCACACCGGGTCGCGTGACGAGGTCAAGGACCTCTCGGGCGTCTCGCACTTCCTCGAGCACATGGTCTTCAAGGGCAACGAGCGCTACACGGCCGAGGACATCAACAGGACCTTCGACGAGCTCGGCGCCCAGTACAACGCGTTCACCTCCGAGGAGCGGACCGTCTACTACGGCGCCGTGCTGCCGGAGCGCCTGCCTCAGCTCATCGACCTGCTGGCCGAGCTGATGCGCCCGTCGCTGAGGCAGGAGGACTTCGACGTCGAGAAGAAGGTGATCCTCGAGGAGATCGCGATGTACGAGGACCGGCCGCACTTCCACGTCTTCGACCTGGCGGCCCCTCGGTTCTGGGCCGGTCACCCGCTGGGCAACAGCGTCCTGGGCTCGAGGGAGAGCGTGGGCGCGCTCAGCCGCGACCAGATGCTGGGCTACTTCCAGGGGCGGTACTCGCCGAAGAACCTCGTGCTGGCCGTAGCGGGACGCTACGACTGGGACGCCGTCCTCGACCAGGCCGAGCGCATCGCCGGCTCGTGGACGCCGTTCGAGGCTCCCCGGGAGCGCCCCGTGGCGACGCCCGCCACGGGCCGCGAGGGCACCGTCGACCCGAAGCTCAACCGCGTCCACGTCGCGTACTACGCGCCCGGCGTCGCGATGACCGACTCGCGCCGCTACGCCGCCGCCGTGCTCGGCTACGTACTCGGCGACGCCACCGGCTCGCGGCTCTACTGGGAGCTCGTCGACAAGGGCCTGGCCGACTCCGCCAGCCTGGGGCACGAGGCGAGCGAGGACACCGGCGCGTTCGTCGGCTACCTCAGCACCGCGCCGGAGCGCGCCGAGGAGGTCATCGAGCGCTACGAAGGCGTCCTGCGCCGCGCCCAGGACGAGCCGCCCACCCCGGACGAGTGGCGCCGCGCCCAGCGCAAGCTGGCCTCCGGCCTGACCCTGCGGGCGGAGACGCCGCTCGGGCGCCTGACGTCGCTCGGCGCGACCTACCAGTCGCTCGGCGTGTACCAGAGCGTCGCCGAGGTCGTCGACCGCGTCATGAACGCGCAGCTCGAGACCGGGATCGAGCTCCTGGAGGGGCGTCCGTTCGACGCCAGCTTCGTCTACACCCTGGGTCCCGGTCGGCGAGGGTGA
- a CDS encoding pitrilysin family protein, which yields MSIDDRAASARGVARADAAAGDAPAAPTGGDDLAPSTETEAAGVKERRPLTARLDNGLTVVYEAMPWLPSVSATLVLPFGSASDPQGLEGTATVLHEWLQRGAGDLDSRALSDALEDLGVRRSGGASRESSSLNMSFLASELEEVMPLLASMVTEPRLDDAEFEPSRELAVQELESLDDTPAQRLFDELLAAFVASPQGRSPLGTAEGLAALTAEGVRAEARLALRPAGAVLAVAGGADWERVLSSAEASFGGWEGEGPAVPQVAVAAPGRRHVVADSAQVQIGLAFPGPVPGTDEAYVHSVALNVLSGSMGSRLFTEVREKRGLVYTVSAFYRSLRGFGYTVGYAGTTPERADETLEVFLAELDRLAQGVTAEELERAKVGMLSSLVMQGESSGATAGRLAGDVFNLGRARTLEEITARVQAVTLDDVNEYVGRNRVPEPTIVTLGPARVPAAVG from the coding sequence ATGTCCATCGATGATCGGGCGGCCTCGGCTCGGGGCGTCGCACGGGCTGACGCCGCGGCGGGCGACGCTCCAGCGGCCCCAACTGGGGGCGACGACCTGGCGCCCTCCACCGAGACCGAGGCCGCCGGTGTCAAGGAGCGTCGGCCGCTGACGGCGCGGCTGGACAACGGGCTCACCGTCGTCTACGAGGCCATGCCGTGGCTGCCGTCGGTCAGCGCCACGCTGGTGCTGCCGTTCGGGTCGGCGAGCGACCCGCAGGGCCTGGAGGGCACGGCGACAGTGCTGCACGAGTGGCTGCAGCGGGGCGCCGGCGACCTCGACTCGCGGGCGCTCTCCGACGCCCTGGAGGACCTGGGCGTGCGGCGCAGCGGCGGGGCGAGCCGCGAGAGCTCGAGCCTGAACATGTCGTTCCTCGCCTCCGAGCTGGAGGAGGTCATGCCCCTGCTCGCGTCGATGGTCACGGAGCCGCGCCTCGACGACGCGGAGTTCGAGCCGTCGCGCGAGCTGGCCGTGCAGGAGCTGGAGTCCCTCGACGACACGCCGGCGCAGCGGCTGTTCGACGAGCTGCTCGCCGCCTTCGTCGCCAGCCCCCAGGGACGCAGCCCGCTGGGCACGGCCGAGGGCCTGGCCGCCCTCACCGCGGAGGGCGTGCGGGCCGAGGCGAGGCTCGCGCTGCGTCCGGCCGGCGCGGTGCTGGCGGTCGCCGGCGGCGCCGACTGGGAGCGGGTGCTCTCGTCGGCCGAGGCGTCGTTCGGCGGCTGGGAGGGCGAGGGGCCCGCCGTGCCCCAGGTGGCCGTGGCGGCTCCCGGCCGGCGCCACGTCGTGGCCGACTCGGCGCAGGTGCAGATCGGCCTGGCGTTCCCCGGCCCCGTGCCGGGCACGGACGAGGCGTACGTGCACAGCGTGGCGCTCAACGTCCTCTCGGGCTCGATGGGCTCGCGGCTGTTCACCGAGGTGCGCGAGAAGCGCGGCCTCGTCTACACGGTCAGCGCCTTCTACCGCTCGCTGCGCGGCTTCGGCTACACGGTCGGCTACGCCGGCACCACGCCGGAGCGCGCCGACGAGACCCTCGAGGTCTTCCTCGCCGAGCTCGACCGCCTGGCGCAGGGCGTCACGGCCGAGGAGCTCGAGCGCGCCAAGGTGGGCATGCTCTCGTCGCTCGTCATGCAGGGCGAGTCGTCCGGCGCCACGGCCGGTCGCCTGGCCGGCGACGTCTTCAACCTCGGCCGCGCGCGGACCCTCGAGGAGATCACCGCGCGTGTCCAGGCGGTCACGCTCGACGACGTGAACGAGTACGTGGGCCGCAACCGCGTGCCCGAGCCGACGATCGTCACGCTCGGTCCGGCGCGCGTGCCGGCGGCGGTGGGCTGA